The following proteins come from a genomic window of Flavobacterium eburneipallidum:
- a CDS encoding four helix bundle protein, whose protein sequence is MKENIIQDKSFLFAVRIINLYKHLTTKKKEFVLSKQILRSGTSIGANIEESIGGRSDKEFLFKLEISYKEARETIYWLKLLKETAYISVTEFDSVYVEAEEICKILAKIIITLKGKM, encoded by the coding sequence ATGAAAGAGAATATAATTCAAGATAAATCATTTCTTTTTGCAGTAAGGATAATTAATTTATACAAACATTTAACCACTAAAAAAAAGGAGTTTGTTTTGAGTAAACAAATTTTAAGAAGTGGAACTTCAATTGGAGCAAATATTGAAGAATCTATTGGTGGGCGTTCTGATAAAGAGTTTTTGTTTAAACTAGAGATTTCATACAAAGAAGCAAGAGAAACAATTTATTGGTTGAAATTATTAAAAGAGACAGCTTATATTTCAGTTACCGAATTTGATAGCGTTTATGTTGAAGCAGAGGAAATTTGTAAAATACTAGCAAAAATCATAATTACCCTAAAAGGGAAAATGTAA